A window of Panicum virgatum strain AP13 chromosome 8K, P.virgatum_v5, whole genome shotgun sequence contains these coding sequences:
- the LOC120643405 gene encoding uncharacterized protein LOC120643405 isoform X2: MESKMERMSSSVQSWVEEHKLATIGGVWAAAVGASVAYSRRRAPQRATSLRLIHARMHAQALTLAVLGGAAAMHYYTKTKSSANADKMDLDFYAHLPPATDADGNENERWSW; encoded by the exons ATGGAATCAAAGATGGAGAGGATGAGCTCGTCGGTGCAGTCCTGGGTGGAGGAACACAAGCTCGCAACAATCG GAGGCGTGTGGGCTGCGGCGGTGGGCGCCTCGGTGGCGTACAGCCGCCGGAGGGCGCCGCAGCGGGCGACGAGCCTCCGCCTCATCCACGCCAGGATGCACGCTCAGGCTCTCACCCTCGCCGTGCTCGGGGGAGCCGCCGCCATGCACTACTACACCAAGACCAAGAGCAGCGCCAACGCCGACAAGATGGACCTCGACTTCTACGCGCAcctgccgccggccaccgacgccGACGGCAACGAGAACGAGCGCTGGAGCTGGTAA
- the LOC120643405 gene encoding uncharacterized protein LOC120643405 isoform X1: MESKMERMSSSVQSWVEEHKLATIGVWAAAVGASVAYSRRRAPQRATSLRLIHARMHAQALTLAVLGGAAAMHYYTKTKSSANADKMDLDFYAHLPPATDADGNENERWSW; encoded by the exons ATGGAATCAAAGATGGAGAGGATGAGCTCGTCGGTGCAGTCCTGGGTGGAGGAACACAAGCTCGCAACAATCG GCGTGTGGGCTGCGGCGGTGGGCGCCTCGGTGGCGTACAGCCGCCGGAGGGCGCCGCAGCGGGCGACGAGCCTCCGCCTCATCCACGCCAGGATGCACGCTCAGGCTCTCACCCTCGCCGTGCTCGGGGGAGCCGCCGCCATGCACTACTACACCAAGACCAAGAGCAGCGCCAACGCCGACAAGATGGACCTCGACTTCTACGCGCAcctgccgccggccaccgacgccGACGGCAACGAGAACGAGCGCTGGAGCTGGTAA